One genomic segment of Blastopirellula marina includes these proteins:
- a CDS encoding PVC-type heme-binding CxxCH protein — protein sequence MIAFCLVCGTLFISGSQAEENWQPKNTQAAEQQPPSPQQSLNLLRVPDGFQVILAAAEPDVRQPIAMAFDTRGRLWVAESYSYDGSNFTDERRDRILIFEDRDGDGTLETRKIFKDGLNRLFGLALGFGGVWIAAPPYVSFIPDHDGDDVPDGPPEVRLEGFTLKAEHNSVNGLTWGPDGWLYGRHGIKQPSLVGVQGQKARERVPLSCCIWRFHPKHKTFEVVADGTVNPWGLDFDDYGEAFFSSSVVDHFWNLIPGARYTRRIGLDEHPNPYTYELMGSACDHLHWDFHRGEKAERVGYGNDAFGGGHAHCDLMIYLGDRWPQKYRGTALMSNIHGRRINLDRIMTDQAGRSIAQHEHDFLKSDDFWFRAVSMEYGPDGDIFVTDWSDLGECHDRDGIHRTSGRIYKVTWGDPQQITVNLAAMTNSELVALQKHSNQWFVRQSRQLLQERSVKGEPMQQAHQQLREMYSTARDVRHQLRAIWTLYVTEGAEPEWLLEQLQSDNAHVRAWSVRLLSDRPEANAELVIPLAALAQTESTWLVRRELASAAQRLPASKRWAILAALATNREAASEANLERLIWYALEPAVADDAPQALRLAELPIPSRLRRFIARRVADDIEESPQALNRLLDSLKKAKSTDHLLDLLTGLNESIVRNRPRVQLKDSQQQMLAHWTQSNDGRIRQGTITTALILGDESLVESVGQQVHDPEVDQALREDTLAGLVARHPANLAGHLMQLINEEQLLSSALLASASVDDENLVSLLLAKYPHFSRDEKRLCIDALIARARSASLLLDAVEAGKISSREISPQQAVQIAALPDKKFRERIIKTWGSIGSTSQERRQQIAALKKSLRSDYLHDADSKHGRQLFLEKCSACHKLFNEGRNVAPDLTGAQRKSLDYLLLNIVDPNATVPADYRTSIILLEDGRVVSGCVTEENDRVLTVRTRENDLHLRREEIEEMKTLSTSLMPEDLLKGMEMDDVRDLFSYLMSDGVPK from the coding sequence ATGATTGCCTTTTGCTTGGTGTGTGGAACGCTCTTTATCTCGGGAAGCCAGGCAGAGGAGAACTGGCAGCCGAAGAATACTCAGGCCGCGGAACAACAACCTCCCTCCCCTCAGCAATCGCTGAACTTGCTTCGTGTACCCGATGGTTTTCAGGTAATACTAGCTGCGGCGGAACCCGATGTTCGCCAGCCGATTGCGATGGCCTTCGATACCCGGGGGCGTCTTTGGGTGGCTGAAAGCTACTCGTACGACGGCTCGAACTTTACCGACGAACGACGCGATCGAATTCTGATCTTTGAAGACCGGGATGGAGACGGCACACTTGAAACCCGCAAGATCTTTAAAGATGGCCTGAACCGCTTGTTCGGGCTTGCCCTTGGCTTCGGTGGGGTATGGATCGCCGCGCCGCCATATGTTTCCTTCATTCCCGACCATGACGGAGATGATGTTCCAGACGGGCCTCCCGAAGTAAGACTGGAGGGCTTCACACTCAAGGCCGAGCATAACTCCGTCAATGGACTTACCTGGGGCCCCGATGGATGGCTGTACGGGCGGCATGGAATCAAGCAGCCCTCGCTGGTCGGTGTGCAAGGACAGAAAGCCCGCGAGCGTGTACCGCTTAGTTGTTGCATTTGGCGTTTTCATCCGAAGCACAAGACATTTGAAGTCGTTGCCGATGGGACGGTGAACCCCTGGGGACTCGATTTTGACGATTACGGCGAAGCTTTCTTCAGCAGCAGTGTAGTCGATCACTTCTGGAACTTGATTCCTGGTGCTCGGTACACACGTCGTATAGGGTTGGACGAGCACCCGAACCCCTATACATACGAATTGATGGGCTCGGCCTGTGATCATTTGCATTGGGATTTTCACCGTGGCGAGAAAGCTGAAAGAGTCGGCTATGGCAACGATGCATTTGGTGGTGGACACGCGCACTGCGATTTAATGATTTATCTCGGCGACCGTTGGCCCCAAAAGTATCGCGGCACAGCGCTAATGAGCAATATCCACGGCCGCCGTATCAACTTGGACCGGATCATGACCGATCAGGCCGGCCGTTCGATTGCGCAGCATGAGCATGACTTTCTCAAAAGCGACGACTTCTGGTTTCGTGCCGTGTCGATGGAATATGGACCTGATGGCGACATTTTCGTTACCGATTGGTCCGACCTGGGGGAGTGCCATGACCGAGATGGAATCCATCGCACGAGCGGTCGTATTTACAAAGTTACCTGGGGAGATCCGCAGCAGATTACCGTAAATCTCGCAGCGATGACGAACTCGGAACTCGTCGCATTACAGAAGCATTCGAACCAGTGGTTTGTCCGGCAAAGCCGCCAATTGCTGCAGGAACGCAGCGTCAAGGGCGAACCCATGCAGCAAGCCCACCAGCAGTTGCGAGAAATGTATTCCACTGCGAGAGACGTCCGGCACCAACTTCGAGCCATCTGGACGCTGTATGTCACCGAGGGAGCGGAGCCGGAGTGGCTGCTAGAGCAATTGCAGAGCGATAACGCACACGTACGTGCCTGGTCCGTTCGCCTGCTGAGCGATCGTCCTGAGGCGAATGCAGAGCTTGTAATTCCGCTGGCCGCGTTGGCCCAAACGGAATCGACGTGGCTCGTGCGGCGAGAGCTGGCTTCGGCGGCGCAACGTCTGCCAGCTTCAAAGCGATGGGCAATACTTGCGGCATTGGCGACAAATCGTGAAGCCGCTAGCGAAGCCAACCTCGAACGGCTCATATGGTACGCCCTGGAACCTGCCGTTGCCGACGACGCCCCGCAGGCCTTGCGACTGGCCGAGTTGCCGATTCCATCCCGGCTGCGTCGATTCATCGCACGCCGCGTAGCTGACGACATCGAAGAATCTCCGCAAGCTCTCAATCGATTACTGGACAGCCTGAAAAAAGCGAAATCGACCGACCATTTGCTAGACCTGCTGACGGGACTGAATGAGTCGATCGTGCGTAATCGACCGCGTGTCCAACTCAAAGACTCACAGCAGCAAATGCTCGCACATTGGACCCAGAGTAACGATGGCCGGATACGTCAGGGCACGATTACGACGGCGCTTATCCTGGGAGATGAGTCCTTGGTTGAATCGGTTGGACAGCAGGTACATGACCCCGAAGTGGACCAAGCCCTGCGAGAAGATACCTTGGCAGGATTGGTGGCGCGGCATCCAGCTAACCTGGCTGGACATTTGATGCAATTGATCAACGAAGAACAGCTCTTGTCATCGGCGTTATTAGCATCGGCCAGCGTGGATGATGAGAACCTCGTCTCACTGCTACTGGCAAAGTACCCTCACTTCTCGCGAGACGAGAAACGGCTGTGTATCGATGCCCTGATTGCTCGTGCCCGTTCCGCCTCGCTTCTGCTGGATGCGGTCGAGGCAGGCAAGATTTCGTCTCGTGAGATTTCCCCTCAGCAAGCGGTCCAGATCGCGGCCTTGCCTGACAAGAAGTTCCGGGAACGAATCATCAAAACTTGGGGGTCGATTGGTTCGACATCGCAAGAGCGTCGTCAACAAATTGCCGCGCTAAAAAAATCGCTCCGATCAGATTACTTGCACGACGCCGATTCCAAGCACGGTCGCCAGTTGTTCCTAGAGAAATGTTCTGCGTGCCACAAGCTGTTCAATGAAGGTCGGAACGTCGCTCCTGATCTGACCGGTGCGCAGCGTAAGAGCCTCGACTACCTCCTGTTAAACATCGTTGATCCTAATGCCACCGTACCAGCCGACTATCGGACAAGTATCATCCTGCTTGAAGACGGACGAGTCGTATCGGGGTGTGTCACCGAGGAGAACGACCGCGTGCTAACGGTTCGGACACGCGAAAACGACCTGCATCTACGGCGCGAAGAAATTGAGGAAATGAAAACACTTTCCACATCGCTGATGCCCGAAGATCTGCTGAAAGGGATGGAAATGGATGATGTGCGAGACCTATTCTCCTATCTCATGTCTGACGGCGTGCCTAAGTAA
- a CDS encoding DJ-1/PfpI family protein encodes MYQVLLPIGDATEVMDTLYPFFRLGEDGFNVVVAGPEARLYHGVMHEIPPGENIPWDITREQPAYHVKAEVAFRDVNPDDYAGLFLSGGRAPEYLRYDQDLLRITRHFFDCGKPVAIVCHGVEIAAAAGCLVGRSATTVAKCELDITQFGGTYINQPCVIDGNLVSARTWHDYSPFMPKFIELLKLTSGVQDADRGVSS; translated from the coding sequence GTGTATCAAGTGCTACTGCCTATTGGAGACGCCACCGAAGTCATGGATACCCTGTATCCGTTTTTCCGGCTGGGCGAAGATGGTTTCAACGTTGTTGTGGCTGGTCCGGAAGCGAGACTCTACCATGGAGTGATGCACGAGATTCCCCCAGGCGAGAACATTCCCTGGGACATCACACGCGAGCAGCCAGCGTACCACGTGAAAGCAGAAGTGGCGTTTCGCGATGTCAATCCAGATGACTACGCCGGGCTGTTCTTAAGTGGTGGCCGCGCTCCAGAGTACTTGCGCTACGACCAGGATCTGCTTCGCATCACCCGCCACTTTTTTGACTGTGGCAAACCGGTCGCAATTGTCTGTCACGGTGTAGAGATTGCTGCGGCCGCCGGCTGCCTGGTCGGTCGGTCGGCAACCACCGTAGCAAAATGCGAGTTGGACATAACACAGTTTGGCGGAACTTACATCAACCAACCCTGCGTCATCGATGGCAATCTCGTGAGTGCCCGAACGTGGCATGACTATTCGCCATTCATGCCGAAGTTTATCGAACTGCTGAAGTTGACAAGTGGAGTGCAAGACGCCGATCGCGGGGTGTCCTCATGA
- a CDS encoding sugar phosphate isomerase/epimerase family protein, which yields MMNRREFLTSTLAAGMLTPLAKSLIAAAPASTMTLGYGTYGLKSFTSEQAIDLIAGTGFDSIEFTIWPDWDLDPAKVDTSRRKLLREKLEKSPLKLTSLMENLSVQKPGENLSVRLERIKRVAELAHDLSPKNPPLMQTVLHGSMTSKGILRQYADELAEWVKVADSVDLTIAFKPHRGSTVSRPDEAVWIIKSLGQPERLKICYDYSHYDLRDMTLESTVKEALPWIAHVAVKDVVPTEKGTRFVLPGAGGRIDYAHLLTLLQQGGYRGDVSCEVSGQVWSQPGYDPKATMKTCYANMSQAFEKADVPRPMKNR from the coding sequence ATGATGAATCGACGTGAATTCCTGACCAGCACACTGGCGGCTGGCATGCTAACTCCGTTAGCCAAGTCACTAATCGCCGCTGCGCCCGCCTCCACGATGACACTCGGTTACGGCACCTATGGGCTCAAGTCTTTTACTTCGGAACAGGCGATCGATCTGATCGCAGGCACCGGCTTCGATTCTATCGAGTTTACCATCTGGCCCGATTGGGACCTGGACCCGGCTAAGGTCGACACAAGTCGTCGCAAGTTACTTCGAGAGAAACTGGAGAAGAGCCCGCTGAAACTGACCTCGCTCATGGAGAACCTGTCTGTACAAAAACCGGGGGAGAATTTAAGCGTCCGACTGGAACGGATCAAACGTGTGGCCGAATTAGCTCACGACCTGTCTCCTAAGAATCCCCCCTTGATGCAAACAGTGCTACATGGCTCGATGACATCCAAGGGAATATTACGGCAATATGCCGATGAGCTTGCTGAATGGGTGAAAGTTGCCGACAGCGTCGATTTGACCATTGCCTTCAAGCCGCACCGAGGCAGCACGGTCAGCCGTCCGGACGAAGCCGTATGGATTATCAAGTCGCTGGGCCAGCCTGAAAGGCTCAAGATCTGTTACGACTATTCGCACTATGACCTGCGTGACATGACGCTAGAAAGCACCGTCAAAGAGGCGTTGCCTTGGATCGCGCACGTGGCAGTCAAGGATGTGGTTCCCACTGAGAAGGGAACCCGCTTCGTGTTGCCCGGTGCAGGCGGCCGCATTGACTATGCCCACTTACTGACGCTATTGCAGCAAGGAGGCTACCGCGGTGACGTTAGTTGCGAAGTAAGCGGCCAGGTCTGGTCGCAGCCCGGTTACGATCCGAAAGCGACCATGAAAACGTGCTATGCCAATATGTCCCAAGCCTTCGAGAAGGCCGACGTTCCCCGCCCCATGAAGAACCGCTAA
- a CDS encoding MFS transporter, which produces MTTETIAEHHGLRRTQWMTLIAAFLGWMFDGVEMGIFPLVARPSLQDLLGVTDDAEIGRWMGLITAGFLVGAALGGLVFGWLGDRIGRVRAMSLSIVTYSVFTGLCYFAAEPWHLGGLRFLAALGMGGEWSLGVALVMECWPERHRPWLAGAIGAASNVGFLLIACIGWMIPVTVESWRWVMIAGAAPALLTFFIRLFVPESERWKEAIEQESANPFTEILKPKILKPTLLGIAFASIALIGSWGSVQWLPLWADQMTGGTVPEAKAMTTALTAVGAIIGCLGGAYLGGVVGRRPVYFMLSLLSLLTCGYLFRMVDAYGYEFLFMAAIVGTVTSAFYGWLPLYLPELFPTRVRATCQGLSFNAGRIFAAVGALQMGALMKHYNGSYAQAGATISLIYVLGLLLIWLAPETKGQSLPD; this is translated from the coding sequence ATGACAACGGAAACCATCGCGGAGCATCACGGTCTGAGACGGACGCAATGGATGACACTGATCGCCGCTTTCCTGGGATGGATGTTCGATGGCGTCGAGATGGGAATATTCCCACTGGTAGCCCGACCGTCATTGCAGGACCTGCTTGGTGTCACGGATGACGCGGAAATTGGCCGCTGGATGGGTTTGATTACGGCAGGATTTCTTGTGGGTGCCGCGTTAGGCGGACTGGTGTTTGGCTGGCTGGGCGACCGGATTGGCCGGGTGCGGGCCATGTCGCTTAGCATCGTGACCTACTCGGTATTCACCGGCTTATGCTATTTCGCCGCCGAGCCCTGGCATCTAGGTGGCCTACGTTTCCTGGCAGCGCTTGGGATGGGTGGGGAATGGTCGCTTGGTGTTGCCCTGGTGATGGAGTGCTGGCCGGAACGGCATCGGCCGTGGCTGGCGGGCGCGATCGGCGCGGCGTCCAACGTCGGATTCCTGCTGATTGCCTGTATCGGTTGGATGATCCCCGTCACGGTCGAATCGTGGCGGTGGGTTATGATTGCCGGTGCAGCCCCTGCCCTGTTGACCTTCTTCATCCGTCTGTTTGTTCCCGAATCGGAACGCTGGAAAGAAGCGATTGAGCAGGAATCGGCGAACCCGTTTACCGAGATCCTCAAGCCAAAGATACTCAAGCCGACCCTCCTGGGTATTGCGTTTGCCTCGATCGCGTTGATCGGCTCATGGGGCTCGGTTCAGTGGCTTCCGCTGTGGGCCGACCAGATGACGGGCGGCACAGTGCCAGAAGCCAAAGCGATGACAACCGCACTAACTGCCGTTGGGGCGATTATTGGTTGTTTGGGCGGGGCTTATTTAGGCGGGGTGGTCGGACGTCGTCCCGTCTACTTCATGCTGAGCCTCTTGTCGCTACTGACATGCGGCTACCTCTTTCGCATGGTTGATGCCTACGGATATGAATTCCTGTTCATGGCGGCGATAGTGGGAACGGTAACCTCCGCGTTTTATGGTTGGCTGCCGCTCTATTTGCCCGAGCTGTTCCCGACCCGCGTCCGCGCTACCTGCCAGGGATTGAGCTTCAACGCTGGCCGGATATTTGCCGCCGTCGGTGCGTTGCAGATGGGGGCATTAATGAAGCATTACAACGGCAGCTATGCCCAGGCGGGGGCGACAATCTCGTTGATTTATGTCCTGGGCCTGCTACTAATTTGGCTGGCTCCCGAAACGAAAGGACAGTCCTTGCCTGATTGA
- a CDS encoding efflux RND transporter periplasmic adaptor subunit codes for MTSATLGNMRSLILLVVLAVFAIAAGMWWVSTRATQLSHQDTGAGAEHEPDPHAPQIAANDPTAETIEFPQHRWEAGSVVIEPVQLHSFEKRVEVTGKIAINEDRLAHIFPLAEGVVDEVTVHLGDQVKKKDVLAIVQSREVGQAKLQLYQDRLKLDQISAQDKWTQQIVTNVQELIEMIRAEAEVSEIEERFRGKPIGEYRNQLLTAYIGKHTHQQTVSRLSPLSQTGAVSGKQLIQAESDSNTARATLQSLIEQIQQEAVQESLRSSHAVKEMETRVAVDEAALKVLGFDQEALEEINPVIQGEAVSHMPIFAPFDGTIISKDVVLAERVGPESQIFSVADLSTVWVTADIYEGQLPLLSQARGKTIQLKADAWPGRTFDAKVFYTGDLVDPDSRTLTLRAVADNQDAALKPGMFVHVLFPTSDAGKSLQIPATALQDFEGRNFVFLHLGGDLFEARDVTLGRKTENMVEIVEGLKEGDQIAVRGGFALKSKMLDSLLEE; via the coding sequence ATGACATCGGCAACGCTTGGCAATATGCGATCATTGATCTTACTTGTGGTTCTAGCAGTCTTTGCGATTGCTGCGGGAATGTGGTGGGTTTCCACCAGAGCCACTCAGTTATCTCACCAGGATACCGGCGCTGGGGCCGAACACGAACCGGATCCCCACGCCCCCCAGATCGCTGCGAATGATCCTACCGCTGAAACAATCGAATTCCCTCAGCATCGCTGGGAGGCTGGTTCGGTCGTCATCGAGCCCGTCCAGTTACACTCCTTCGAGAAACGAGTCGAAGTTACCGGCAAGATTGCCATCAATGAAGATCGTCTGGCTCATATCTTCCCGTTGGCCGAAGGGGTAGTGGATGAAGTCACGGTGCACCTGGGAGATCAGGTGAAAAAGAAGGACGTACTGGCGATCGTTCAAAGTCGCGAAGTCGGCCAGGCCAAGCTTCAGCTCTATCAAGATCGGTTGAAGCTCGACCAGATATCGGCCCAGGACAAATGGACGCAACAAATCGTAACGAACGTCCAAGAGCTGATCGAAATGATCCGGGCGGAAGCAGAGGTTAGTGAGATCGAAGAACGATTCCGAGGAAAGCCCATCGGCGAATACCGTAACCAACTTCTGACGGCCTATATTGGCAAGCATACACATCAGCAAACGGTCAGCCGTCTATCCCCACTTTCCCAGACAGGGGCCGTTTCGGGCAAACAATTGATCCAGGCCGAATCGGACAGCAATACCGCTCGGGCCACGCTTCAATCTTTGATCGAGCAGATTCAGCAAGAAGCCGTTCAGGAGAGCCTTCGCTCTTCCCACGCCGTAAAAGAAATGGAAACACGCGTGGCTGTTGACGAGGCGGCACTGAAGGTTCTGGGTTTTGATCAGGAGGCACTTGAGGAAATCAATCCGGTCATCCAGGGCGAGGCCGTTTCCCATATGCCCATCTTCGCTCCCTTTGACGGAACCATCATCTCCAAGGACGTCGTCCTTGCCGAGCGTGTCGGCCCCGAAAGCCAGATCTTTAGCGTCGCTGACCTTTCCACCGTCTGGGTAACGGCCGACATCTACGAAGGCCAACTTCCCCTGCTCTCCCAAGCACGCGGTAAGACGATTCAGCTAAAAGCCGATGCCTGGCCGGGGCGGACATTCGATGCCAAAGTTTTCTACACCGGCGATCTGGTTGATCCCGACAGTCGAACACTCACGCTTCGGGCGGTGGCCGACAACCAAGATGCGGCTCTCAAGCCTGGCATGTTCGTGCATGTTCTGTTTCCAACTAGCGATGCCGGAAAAAGCTTGCAAATTCCTGCCACTGCTTTGCAGGACTTCGAAGGTCGTAACTTTGTATTCCTGCACCTGGGGGGCGACCTCTTTGAGGCACGCGATGTCACCCTGGGACGCAAGACCGAAAACATGGTGGAAATTGTCGAAGGGTTGAAAGAGGGAGATCAAATTGCGGTGCGAGGTGGCTTCGCATTGAAGTCGAAAATGCTGGACAGCTTGCTTGAAGAATAA